A genomic region of Eucalyptus grandis isolate ANBG69807.140 chromosome 5, ASM1654582v1, whole genome shotgun sequence contains the following coding sequences:
- the LOC104444119 gene encoding granule-bound starch synthase 1, chloroplastic/amyloplastic, with the protein MATITAAHFVSRSSQVNCHGSTGAEAKANLAQISLRNASITHSGLRSVNKLDTLRSHAKATKGKVERKVNKAENDGLAGKIVCRKGMNLIFVGAEVAPWSKTGGLGDVLGGLPPAMAARGHRVMTVSPRYDQYKDGWDTSVLAEIKVGDRIETVRFFHCYKRGVDRVFVDHPMFLEMVWGKTGSKVYGPRAGLDYKDNQLRFSLLCQAALEAPRVLNLNNGENFSGPYGEDVVFVANDWHTALLPCYLKTMYQSRGLYKNAKVAFCIHNIAYQGRFPFGDFALVNLPNEFKSSFDFIDGNLKPANGRKINWMKAGIIESHRVLTVSPYYAEELVSGVAKGVELDNILRRTGITGIVNGMDVQEWNPATDKYLDIHYDETTVMDAKPLLKEALQAAVGLPVDRNIPLIGFIGRLEEQKGSDILAAAIPKFIGENVQVVVLGTGKETMERQLEELEIKYPSNARGVAKFNVPLAHMIIAGADFMLIPSRFEPCGLIQLQAMRYGTVPVVSSTGGLVDTIKEGFTGFQMGGFSLDCDVIDPADVDAVARTVKRALATYGTAAMKEMISNCMAEDLSWKGPAGLWEKMLLGLEIAGGEPGVEGEEVAPLAKENIATP; encoded by the exons ATGGCCACCATCACTGCTGCGCACTTCGTATCAAGAAGCTCACAGGTGAACTGCCATGGGAGCACAGGAGCAGAAGCTAAGGCGAACTTGGCACAGATAAGCCTAAGGAATGCGTCGATCACCCACAGCGGATTAAGATCTGTGAACAAGCTGGATACTCTCAGATCTCATGCAAAAGCAACCAAGGGGAAAGTCGAGAGAAAAGTTAACAAGGCTGAGAATGACGGCTTGGCTGGAAAAATTGTTTGCAGAAAGGGGATGAACTTGATTTTTGTGGGAGCTGAGGTGGCTCCTTGGAGCAAAACTGGAGGACTTGGTGATGTTCTTGGTGGTTTGCCACCGGCAATGGCA GCCAGAGGGCATCGAGTCATGACTGTTTCTCCTCGCTATGATCAGTACAAAGATGGGTGGGATACTAGCGTTTTAGCTGAG ATAAAAGTTGGAGACAGAATTGAAACTGTTCGCTTCTTCCACTGCTACAAACGTGGAGTTGATCGTGTATTTGTTGATCACCCAATGTTTCTTGAGATG GTGTGGGGCAAGACAGGCTCTAAAGTATATGGGCCACGGGCAGGGCTAGATTACAAGGATAACCAACTTCGCTTTAGCTTGTTGTGCCAG GCTGCTCTAGAGGCACCTCGGGTTCTGAATCTAAACAATGGCGAAAATTTTTCAGGACCATATG GTGAAGATGTTGTCTTCGTTGCCAATGACTGGCACACTGCTCTTCTTCCATGCTACCTCAAAACAATGTACCAATCTCGAGGGCTTTACAAAAATGCCAAG GTAGCATTCTGCATCCACAACATTGCCTACCAGGGAAGATTTCCCTTTGGAGATTTCGCCCTTGTCAATCTACCTAATGAATTTAAGAGTTCTTTTGACTTCATAGATGG AAATCTCAAGCCTGCGAATGGAAGGAAAATCAACTGGATGAAGGCTGGAATTATAGAATCCCACAGGGTCTTAACTGTGAGTCCGTACTATGCAGAGGAACTTGTTTCTGGTGTTGCAAAGGGTGTGGAATTAGATAACATCCTGCGAAGAACTGGCATAACTGGTATTGTCAACGGAATGGATGTTCAAGAATGGAATCCAGCAACTGACAAGTACTTAGATATCCACTATGACGAGACAACG GTTATGGATGCTAAGCCTCTATTGAAGGAAGCTCTTCAAGCTGCTGTTGGTTTGCCTGTTGATAGAAACATCCCTCTGATTGGTTTCATTGGTAGACTGGAAGAGCAGAAGGGATCTGATATCTTAGCAGCAGCAATTCCGAAATTCATTGGGGAGAATGTTCAAGTTGTTGTACTG GGAACTGGCAAAGAGACTATGGAAAGGCAGCTCGAGGAGCTGGAGATCAAATATCCAAGCAACGCGAGAGGAGTGGCAAAATTCAATGTACCTCTGGCCCATATGATCATTGCTGGGGCTGATTTCATGTTGATTCCTAGCAGATTTGAACCTTGTGGTCTCATACAGTTGCAAGCCATGAGATATGGAACG GTGCCAGTTGTTTCATCAACTGGTGGACTCGTTGACACCATTAAAGAAGGGTTTACAGGGTTCCAAATGGGAGGCTTCAGTCTCGAT TGTGATGTCATCGATCCAGCTGATGTGGATGCTGTGGCAAGAACAGTCAAGAGAGCACTCGCAACTTATGGCACTGCTGCCATGAAAGAGATGATCAGTAACTGTATGGCTGAAGATCTTTCATGGAAG GGACCGGCGGGGCTCTGGGAGAAGATGCTTCTGGGTCTTGAGATTGCCGGCGGTGAACCTGGCGTCGAAGGGGAAGAAGTTGCTCCCCTTGCCAAGGAAAACATCGCCACTCCTTGA
- the LOC108960164 gene encoding uncharacterized protein LOC108960164, which yields MASGVKASCTLVASVLAASTTAAFTSAPADRSSSFCSRPNGGCSSYSSNERKLVVGSSSLSSEEDKLFAPRFDGLRFIETLVTAHR from the exons atggcgagCGGGGTGAAGGCTTCGTGCACCTTGGTGGCGTCCGTGCTGGCGGCGTCGACGACGGCGGCGTTCACCTCCGCCCCCGCAGATCGGAGCTCCTCCTTCTGTTCCCGTCCGAATGGG GGATGCTCTTCGTATTCTTCGAACGAGAGGAAGCTGGTGGTGGGATCGAGCTCGCTTTCTTCGGAGGAGGACAAATTGTTCGCGCCGAGATTCGACGGCTTGCGGTTCATCGAGACTCTGGTGACTGCACACAGATAG